The Deltaproteobacteria bacterium CG11_big_fil_rev_8_21_14_0_20_49_13 genome segment ATTGCGATAACATTCCCTTTTCTGATCTCAAAGTCCTTATCGTAATCGGAGGCCAGTAAAACCTTATCAGCGATAGATTGTTTTTTTGCGCGATCTATCTCAAGTGCATCTAGCACTAAATGCTTTTTGCCCTTGAATTCAAAAAAAGCAACGGGGTCGTGTGCAAGAAACCTGGTTGCATAATAAAGATCGATATTTTTTAACGGGCTATCATAAATAAACCTGGCTGTCGTCATGGTTTTGCCTCCATCTTATGCCCGCCGAAGCTCATTAAGAGCGTAGACGGACTTGTTAGTTGGGCATATTCTGTATTTCGTGTATATACTTATCGGCGATGTCATTGTCTAACAAAAAGTTTGTATTCGTGCTTATTTTTCTGGTGGCGCTTGCGGCCTGCGGAAAGAAGCCGGCAAGGCACGCCGGGCACAAACATTATAACGAGGTCGGTGAAGCCTCGTGGTATGGCTGGAGGATGAAGGGGATGAAGACCGCCAACGGCGAGAGGTATGATCCCAAACAAATGACGGCAGCGCATAGAACCCTTCCTTTCAACACGATGGTCAAGGTTACGAACCTTGACAACGGCAGGTCATGCAAAGTTCGAATAAACGACCGCGGCCCCGCAAAATGGACCCACAGGGTCATCGACCTTTCGCTGGCCGCCGCCAAAAAGCTCGACTATGTCAAAAAAGGCGTTGCAAAGGTGAGGGTAGAGGCTGTCGGGCGATAACCATTTTGTAAAAAATATATTGCGCGCAGGAAGGCTAAGGCTGTAAAGTGGCGTGCATGCCAAATGTCGTTGGAAAGAGCCTTCCAAGATTCGATGCCTTTGAAAAGGTTACGGGTAAGGCGCGGTATATAGATGATATCTGTTACCCCGATCTTTTATTCGGCATTGTTGTAAGGGCAACCATTCCTCGAGGGCGCGTCAGAACTATCACACTTGATCCTTCATTCGACTGGTCAAAGGTGACCATCGCCGATCATAACGACATCCCTGGAAAGAATATCGTTACCCTTATCAAGGACGACCAGCAGTTCCTTGTGGAAGATGTCGTCAATCACGCCGGTGAGGCCGTTCTTCTTATCGCCGCCGAAACAAAAGAACTTGCCGAAGAGGCCAGGAAATACGTAAAGGTCCAATACGAAGAATTCCCTGCGGTCTTCACAATAGAAGAGGCGCGTTCCAAAAAGGCTATCATATATAACGATAATAACGAGATCTGCAGATACAATGTGGAGAAGGGCGATCTTGATGGCGCCCTTGAAAAGGCCGATCATGTGATAGAAGGCGAATACAGAACGGGCTACCATGAACATGCCTATCTAGAGCCGCAAGGAATGGTCGCTATCCCCAGAAAAGATGGCGGTTTTACACTTCAGGGTTCGCTTCAGTGTCCATATTATGTGTTGAAGGCGATGAAGACGCTTTTGGGCGTTGATGCCGACAAGGTAAATGTGAGGCAGGCGCTTATGGGCGGCGCATTTGGAGGCAAGGAAGATTATCCTTCTCTCCTTGCAGGCTACTGCGTTCTTCTCGCAAAGAAGTCGGGCCGCCCCGTTAAGATGGTCTACGACCGGAATGAAGATATACTCTATACCACAAAGAGGCATCCATCGATAGTCAGACACAAGACCGCAGTTAAAAAAGACGGAACACTTTTAGGAATGGAGATCGATGTCGCCTTTGACGGCGGGGCCTACACGACCCTTTCACCGGTGGTGCTTGCGCGCGGGCTTTTGCATGCGTGGGGTCCTTATCGTTGCCCAAGTGTCCGAGCGACCGCGGTCTGTTATGCCACCAACACGGTTTCTACCGGTGCGTTCCGAGGATTCGGGGCACCGCAGACGCTTTTCGCGATAGAATCACATATGGATGTTATTGCGGAAAGACTTAAGATGTCCCCG includes the following:
- a CDS encoding aldehyde oxidase, with translation MPNVVGKSLPRFDAFEKVTGKARYIDDICYPDLLFGIVVRATIPRGRVRTITLDPSFDWSKVTIADHNDIPGKNIVTLIKDDQQFLVEDVVNHAGEAVLLIAAETKELAEEARKYVKVQYEEFPAVFTIEEARSKKAIIYNDNNEICRYNVEKGDLDGALEKADHVIEGEYRTGYHEHAYLEPQGMVAIPRKDGGFTLQGSLQCPYYVLKAMKTLLGVDADKVNVRQALMGGAFGGKEDYPSLLAGYCVLLAKKSGRPVKMVYDRNEDILYTTKRHPSIVRHKTAVKKDGTLLGMEIDVAFDGGAYTTLSPVVLARGLLHAWGPYRCPSVRATAVCYATNTVSTGAFRGFGAPQTLFAIESHMDVIAERLKMSPLEIRRKNCLKVGDETATGQILKESVGAMECLEKAAASSKFKEKFCQQSQQGKKGQQRKGVGISLFMHGAGFTGGGEAIMKSKAAIRLEKNGNVTILTGCTDMGQGSHSVLPQIVADGLGLPVANVRCEAPDTAIVPDSGPTVASRTTMVIGKVLLWCCEELKKRISVSAHRRISAKDYIKKNAGAIIEKHYELPSGIKWDHEKFHGDAYPTFAWGCNVAEVSVDAETMEVTVDKMHIVYDVGKAINPQSVEGQLEGGTLQAMGYAVLEEMKYDKGLPLNNRFQTYIIPTAKDAPEFKTMIVEDNFSWGPFGAKGLGELPLDGGAPAIANAIYNACGVRMTDLPITAEKIIKAMANVK